Genomic window (Drosophila albomicans strain 15112-1751.03 chromosome X, ASM965048v2, whole genome shotgun sequence):
GCCTCAGCTGTCCTCAGCAGCAAAGCGAATGCGAGCTGCTGTCAGACAAAACGCGATTGCAATCGCACAAGTTTGGCGCTGCAGCaaactaaaatcaataaaactgACCCAAATACGCGGGCAAAACTTCACAGCCGGGCACAGTACGGAACGGAGCAGAGCGGAGACAGGGCATTGGGATAGCAAAGGACAGAGAGAACTGAACCTAGAAATTGTAGAGGAAGCAGCACCAAATAGAACCAATGGAAGCTTTCAAGCgattcacaacaacaacaaaatgctaGAGGTCCAAAGCGCATTTCCGGGGCCAGGCCCCGTGGCTTGTTTTGGCCCTGTGTGGAGCTGGGTTCGCGTACCCGCGAACTGGATCTGTGGGAATGCCATGCCACGACAGCTTAGGCGCGCTAATTGATTTATGTCACGTacggcagctgctgcgtgCTTTGGGGCGGAAGTGTTTCGCATTGGTGAAGGCGAAGGCGAtagcgattgcgattgcgatggATGGATGGGCATGGAAGagacagaagcagaagcaggcGATTGGGTGGGTGGGAAAGATGTGTGAGCTGATTGCGACGCGTGCACAGTGGGTTAATGGGTGTATATAAATAGTAAACAAAATGCCAGTGCAACGTGACGCAAAAGCCTCCGAAAATggaacatttttgtttttatcagaCGTCAGACAACTGACAACTGACAAATAAAAACGTAACAGAACGAAAcggaacgaaacgaaacggaatgaaatgaaatggaaatgaatcGAATACGAAAAACGAACGGAAACGGAAGCCCAGCCTTGGCAGGTCATTTGAGTGGCCTTTAGCCACAAGCAATTCCCCAGTGGTTGCTCAAGCTACAGCTTGTGGTCAGTGGTCTATGGTCGGTGGTCGATGGTCGATTGTCAGTGGTCGGGTAGTCGGTGTGCTTGCTGATTTATTGTAGTGCAAAACCTGAGACTTCCTCCTCCTTCGCAGTTGCTCAGTTCCGATAAGGAACGTTTCCCCAGCTGATGTAATAGTTGTGATTCAGTGATGAAGGACCTCTTTCCGCAGTTACCAATTGCcatttgccaattgccaattacTAATGGCCAGCCATCGtcactttattatttttgcagaCGCAGCGAGTTCCTGGGTTGCCTCACATTTCCATTGAGCGCTTTGGCCGAGCAGCAACACATCTACGGCGTCACGGGATCCTACAAGTTGCACGCACAGGGATGTCAACATAGCTGCCGCAGTAGACTGCACGCCCCAAGCACCGCCAGCCGTCCACAACAGTTGCAgaaagaagaggaggaggaggagaagcagAGACaagagcaggagcaggagcaagaGCTGAGCGAAACAGAGGAGCAACAGCTCACTGAGGACTCCAGCAAGATGACAAcgatggcagcaacagcactcAAGTcaagcaacaccaacagcaacaccaacaataccaacaacacCGCCACCacgaacaacagcaactcaaatacaaatacaaatacgaacacgaacagcaacagcaacaacacaacgacAGCTGTGATTGCGTCGACAACTGTGTTGAGTGATGAGGTCATCAGCATTAGCATCGACAGCATGGCAGCAGCGACAGGTCCTTTGGGCAAGGACGATCTGctgccacagcagccacagcaaccgATGGTGCTCAGCAAGAAGGCGCTGCATCAGCGCGACGCCGACGAGAATCTCTTCTTGCGCTTCCTCGAGCTCGATCCCCCGGCCGATGGGAATGcgaacagcacaacaacagctgccgGCAATAGTACCGCAGGTGCCTCAGCCGGTGGTactggcggtggcggtggcggtggcacaGGAGGCGGTGGCTCCGGTGGTGGGAATGCGAATGCCAATGCAAATGCCAGCAATGCGAATCATATGAATGGCGGATCGACGCGACGCTGCTCAACGATGGCCACCGGACGTCAGCCAACGGGACGCACACCGTTCACGATGACGAAGCGTTTGACGCGAACGGAGGAGCGGGGCTTTGGCTTCTCGATTGTGTGGACACATCCGCCGCGGGTGGAAAAGGTCGAGGCTGGACTGTCGGCGGATCGTTGCGGCATCCTGCCGGGCGATTATGTCATCTTTGTGGACAAGCACAATGTGGTCACGATGCCCGAGGCTGATGTTCTGAATTTGATACGATCGCAGGGCTCGTCCTTGACGTTGGAGATATTCAGAAGGTCAGGCGCGGGCGCCAACATGACGAACATGACCAACAACATCACCACGGTCACTGTGAATGCAAGCAGCAATAGTCACAACACTCACCACAACTCCTCTCACACGCTCACCCACGTCCAgacccattcccattcccatcatcatcagcagcagcaacgtccGCAGCTCTGCGCTGACgaacatgcaacagcagcggcagcgacgacgacgacaacaaccacagcaataCATAATACATCAGCGATATTGCAGCGCACGAGCAGCACACGGGTGCCTGGCTTCATGGGCAACAATCAACAATCCCGGCCAGCCACCGCCTGCTCCGGCACCACGTCATCGATTGAGGCGGCCAAGCGGCGACTGCATCTGCCGCAAGTGACGTTCAGCAAGGAGGTAGGCAAAGGTGTCATTGTCTAATGTGTGTCAAGCCACTTTTTGCCACGCCACGTCTAATTTTAGACGactctttaatttaatttttgtcattttccacatttccgaacatttcgttttttttttgcgccgCGTTGCTCATTGTAAATATCTTTAGCGCCTTATTGTTAAGTTTAcctattttttttgtcgtaACTTTTAAGTTTGCAACATGACGATACGATTTACTACctaaatatattactattataatcattttttttttttgtgctctccCCTGCGACCCTTGAATGCGATAAAAACCCCCCAACCCACGCttgacaataaaaattacatttttttacgTTTCATGtgaatttcatttggtttctttttttatgaacACTGCTCATTAAGGCCTTAGCTCATCAAGCACTTCCTGCTAGCAGGAAGCTcatttgcattatattttattcgaGGGAACAGAGTTAAAGAACATTTCTTTGgttactttatttattcaaattgacgttttgtatattatttgcGTACCTTCTATGTGCACTTGCAATAGTTATACGGCATTAATCATTATTAGTGCTTTATTCATTTGTACTGAAAACACTTCCTTTAAAAACCACCTTGCGAACATTAAAAGTGAAGCATACTTTGCAGCgcacacatttaaatatttacattgtCTGATTGGATTCATATTCAATGAGCTTTGAAAGTAATTGGAAAGTGTTGAGTTTATCGAATTGTCCGCTAGATGGCTAAGACTATTTGTTACTTGAAAGCATAATGATGATCCCTCTTCACTCTTCTGTCCCAACGCCTTTCTGCAGTCCATTGTGCCCATTACGGATAATCGTCGACGTTTCCTGCTGCAGCTCATCAGTCGAGAGCAAAACTTTACGGCGGCCCTGCACTTTGGACTGCAGCGCTTTGTGCAGCCGCTGGTTGAGCGCAAGGATTTGATATCACCGAACGATCATCGCACGCTGTTCCAGAACATCGATGAGCTGCTGCGCATCGCCGAGGACATACTGGAGCAGCTGTGCAGCAACGATCAGGAGCAGGAGCCGCACATGAACTTTGCCTCGCGTGTCTATCTGTCCAAAACGACAGCGATCTGTGCCGCCTACAAGAAATACTGCAATGGCATCAAGCGGGCGGACTGTGTGCTGGTCAATAAATCAAGGCAAACTGGGTCGGAGTTCATCTCGTTCATCACGGAGCCGGCAGTGCCGCGAAAGCGTCCCGATCTCACCATGTTCATCCACCGTCCGCTGCAGCATTTTCGCGAGATTCTCAAGCTGATGCAGCTGCTCGCTGGCAATTGTCATGTGGACACCGAGGAGCATAAGAACTTCAGCACTGTGATCAATGAACTGCAGGCTGCCTACCGGGAGATAACCGTCAGCAGTGGCCTCATGGAGCCACTGGGCGAGGGTCGTCCCCTGCTGACGCTGCAGGACCTCGAGTCACGCATGGTGTTCACCAAGTGCAAACCCTTCACGCTCGCCGTCCAGGGTCGCCAGTGGATCTTTGGTGGCGATTTGTCGCGCGTCGAGGGTCGATCAATCAAACCGTATTGGACGCTGCTCTTCAGCGACATCATTGTGTTCGCCAAGGTCAGTCGGGATCGTGTGCTCTTCATCACCGAGGAGCCCATACCCATTGCCAATGTGGTCGATTCGTGCTTTCACATGCGCAAAAAAAGTGAGTTGCACTTCAATTCCCCTCATTGCGTTTCTTCCCCAAAAACTGTTTCCTCATTCGGCTAGCTTGCACATTCGCAATGTCTCTTGCAGCGACGGAGTTTCGTCTGACCGTCGATCCCAACGGACGTCTGGCCGAAAGTCCAACCGGATACTGTGCCCCAGATCTGACACGAACGCCCAAGCGCGGCGCCAGACGCAAGAGCCTTATACTGCGTGCTCCCTCCCTGGAGTTGAAGGCTGTTTGGCAGAATCTCTTGCAGCGTCAAATGTAAGTTGCTCTCTGCAAAGCGAGCTATAGATAAGGTTGCTCCCTATGATATTATAAATGGTATTTGACATGTATCCATGCATCCTTCCTTCCTAATATTCTTTAGCAACAGTCCTAAAACATTagtcaatatttatttaagttctTTATGCTGACATATTCACTGACTCTCTGAAAATTCAAGGTACAGCCCAAGCGGTAAAAGCTAGGAGGCTGATATTTTTACACCACATAATTGGCATAACCATATCTAGAAAACAATAGCAAAATTCGAACTTCAATTATTCTAAAtcattaatacaaatttgtattaaaaaactttactTTGCCTAAGGAAACTTGGTACTCAAGTCACTAGATTCAGGTGGAAATCCTAC
Coding sequences:
- the LOC117572231 gene encoding pneumococcal serine-rich repeat protein isoform X6, producing the protein MPTMTRMHRHSSSNAVEETRGRRRNASGDANKENFGVHFMSSPFGNSSLIALQDLSNVHGKSPQRRSFSEGSGPRQATPQLAALRCMPRLSGATAATVAAAGLEDSQLSSSRMGDTTLDRMLDAIIESARKEVRCKHQTALPSALVATATAATTLTDGGEWSESSIHEMEVRTPTHLKRQRVVRRKNQHKTSGNSNHATGSKTTATTTTTATLAAVRQNDGLQQSHLEHIPSIKRCLSFSSSTSSDLEDDEHFVKRGRGSSVSTSALSASVSASASSASSVSSAGDSTHSGDFLPRGSIDLSITYNAPQQQLNVHVIRCRDLQRSHSGAGSINAYVKVALATGQQQQQQQHQEQEHQRTAVHRHSSRPYFDESFGFHVEESMLQATATATTTATATSTATNNEQQQQMELQLAVWHRDRHLKRSEFLGCLTFPLSALAEQQHIYGVTGSYKLHAQGCQHSCRSRLHAPSTASRPQQLQKEEEEEEKQRQEQEQEQELSETEEQQLTEDSSKMTTMAATALKSSNTNSNTNNTNNTATTNNSNSNTNTNTNTNSNSNNTTTAVIASTTVLSDEVISISIDSMAAATGPLGKDDLLPQQPQQPMVLSKKALHQRDADENLFLRFLELDPPADGNANSTTTAAGNSTAGASAGGTGGGGGGGTGGGGSGGGNANANANASNANHMNGGSTRRCSTMATGRQPTGRTPFTMTKRLTRTEERGFGFSIVWTHPPRVEKVEAGLSADRCGILPGDYVIFVDKHNVVTMPEADVLNLIRSQGSSLTLEIFRRSGAGANMTNMTNNITTVTVNASSNSHNTHHNSSHTLTHVQTHSHSHHHQQQQRPQLCADEHATAAAATTTTTTTAIHNTSAILQRTSSTRVPGFMGNNQQSRPATACSGTTSSIEAAKRRLHLPQVTFSKESIVPITDNRRRFLLQLISREQNFTAALHFGLQRFVQPLVERKDLISPNDHRTLFQNIDELLRIAEDILEQLCSNDQEQEPHMNFASRVYLSKTTAICAAYKKYCNGIKRADCVLVNKSRQTGSEFISFITEPAVPRKRPDLTMFIHRPLQHFREILKLMQLLAGNCHVDTEEHKNFSTVINELQAAYREITVSSGLMEPLGEGRPLLTLQDLESRMVFTKCKPFTLAVQGRQWIFGGDLSRVEGRSIKPYWTLLFSDIIVFAKVSRDRVLFITEEPIPIANVVDSCFHMRKKTTEFRLTVDPNGRLAESPTGYCAPDLTRTPKRGARRKSLILRAPSLELKAVWQNLLQRQIFLVNAALGSTPLSSPLDSPDVLNTLVPLSDIGMTSASMGSMKLPSLDSINLKQQKQQQRNAGQHGHAVEQIELLIDEKCRILNKTGTPKSSALHLANWMKGQLDKQQQQARLVAIARSQENVSAEDEQLIFNSDSEQDERIIYWTRQQLEKRTKELNLAKENGGLSAKPNFGGKRLSGVEELSMSATSDIYSEAEVVPSQISQSHSTTSDSQRRPTTASGPCRTAAAAAASSPTPSYEF